A single region of the Spartobacteria bacterium genome encodes:
- a CDS encoding sulfur reduction protein DsrE: MSVLLIFNRQPYDNTDVTWNALRLAQTLVKQGETVRIFLMNDSVDLARESCVAPAGYDQDLKAMLKELIASNVEVEVCGTCMARCGIHKNEPYYEGTNKSTMAKLGEWVADSDKVLTF; this comes from the coding sequence ATGAGTGTTCTATTAATCTTCAATCGGCAGCCCTACGACAACACGGATGTGACATGGAATGCCCTGCGTCTTGCACAGACACTGGTCAAGCAGGGAGAAACGGTTCGAATCTTTCTCATGAACGATTCGGTTGATCTGGCCCGTGAAAGCTGTGTTGCTCCAGCCGGGTATGATCAGGATCTGAAAGCCATGCTCAAGGAACTGATCGCATCCAATGTTGAAGTTGAAGTATGCGGCACCTGCATGGCGCGTTGCGGTATTCACAAAAACGAGCCGTATTATGAAGGAACCAACAAATCCACCATGGCGAAACTGGGTGAATGGGTAGCTGACAGCGACAAGGTCCTGACTTTTTAA